Below is a genomic region from Prunus persica cultivar Lovell chromosome G3, Prunus_persica_NCBIv2, whole genome shotgun sequence.
AGGATCAGCAGTCTAATACGATGAAATTATCACAAATCGTATTTGTATGATGTTGAAAGTAGGTTTACTGAGTTCATACAGTGCTTTATGATTAGATAATTTGCTTTGGCAGTATTTCTGACCGGACAATCTTCAACCATGGAAGGTCCTCCCTCTTTCAATGTTGGATTGCCATAGTTGTGATTTACTTCGAATTTGTGAGAAGGTTAAGCACAATAATACATGACATCTGGGGAGTTTACACTTCTAGattaatagttttttttgtgaattGGGGATGTGAAGAGAATCAGTGAAGTTGATTTGTGAATTTTGCTCATGAGCTATTTTATTGAATAATGCTACAATTGGTCTTCCGGCCTAGTGGATGCTTTTCCTCGTTAAGCATACGAGAGGGGTGAGGTTTGGAATTTGGAGTTCAATATCTGCCCTGTGCAAGATTTCCCtgattaaaagaagaaaaaaaaaaatctaaatagAGATGGAAGAGAAATGGATTAAATTAGAGTGGTATGTTTGTCTTTTCAAAACATCCTTCTAGTGTTAAAGATAATGATCatggtcgtcgtcgtcgtggCCTCGGCTCCATCCATTTTGCTCTCCGCTGTGCGAAGTGCAGGAGAACAGTGCACGATGGGAGGTGATCCCTGAAGTCGTCCCAAAAGCACATTTGGGATCATCCCCTACTAGAAGTTAATAGTGGCTCCATTATCTATGCACACTACTATCCTCATCCACCTCAACGCAAAGGTTGTATGAAACATTTCAGACCTATATATCAACTACTGATATGAAAACGTTTCGCCCAGtttttttagacttttaaGAATTTTAACCAGTCAAGGAAGTTCGAGCATTCAAGAACGGCTCATGACTCATGAGGCTATATTTCTCAAGATGTATTAATGAAAATGTTAGTTTTCAGAATTTCCCAAGATTTGCACATGAAGAAATGTGAAATGTATTTCTGAAGGCTATAATTGATAGCTATAACCACGTATAAACCCTAAACTGCTATAAAAGTGAAATGTGACTCGCATAGAAGAGGTTATGGCCACTTAATGGAGAAATACTTACATGAAACAGagataacactattttgctcTCCTCAGCCAATCACAGTATGCCGCGCGTGATGACTTTACTACGTAACAGTATGTAACTGGTTGGGGATAGCATTGtttcatacaagtttttctgcACTTAGTGAGGCCTAGTTACCACTTTGTGATAGAAAGAGCTGCATGGTGAGGGTAGTAAGAATACATATTACAAATGCAAATAAAGAGTGATGAGCTAGGACAGGATAACAACAATGTTATTTACgtaagaaatcaatatttgaATAGAAGTCGTAGCATTATAACCAAATCTAAACCTTCCAATATTCACAATTATCTGAGGAAAAACATGGGTTAAAGTCAAATTTATTCTCGCATACAACGGGGTATTGTACTCTACATGAGCAAAATTACTTCCGAAATCTGAACCCTCGATCAACCCCTTTTATTTCAAAAAGCTATGCCAACtttgaattaaaaatgaaCCCTACAAAGTGAATTCCTCAGTTATACAATCATCCGAAGCCCAAGTTAAAGACTGAGAAGAAGAGCTGGGTATCATACAATTCCCTCGTCTTGACAAATCACACAAGGGAAAAAATTATTggaattgaagatcaaaaagCCGTTTATTTAGAGCAACATCGACTCGGGGTTCTCAATGTAGCCTTTGAATGCTTTAAGCCATTCCGCACCGATTGCACCTAAACAAGAGCAAGCGGCATTAAGTTGTTATGTATTTCAGAGACGTATACAGCTAGTCCTAATGATTTGAGATTTTCAATTCCAAGAATACATCAGAGATGGACATACCATCAATAACACGATGATCACAGCTTAGTGTTACAGACATGAAGGAAGCAAACTGGTATTGCTCGGGCCCAGAACTAGGTACAACCCTCTTCTCAGCTGCTCAGGGACAACACAGAATAAACATAAGAATAATTTTGGTCCAAAGAAGACATAATTAAGTTCCAAACATACCTGATCCAACTGCAAGAATGCCTGATTGAGGAGGGTTAATGATGGCACAAAATTGCTTGATGCCAAATGGACCTCCCAAATTCGTTACTGTAAATGTGCCTCCCTTCAAAGAGTATAAAACAATTTTAGATCAAAACCACAAGGTTATTACCTGCAGACAATAAGGGACATAGAAATGTTACTAACCTCATAATCTTCTGGCTTTAAGCTGTTCTCTCTGGCTTTTTGGGCCAGCTGCCTGACCTCCTCAGCTATGCTGGAGAGTCCCTTCTTGTTTGCATCCTACAAATTTTACAATGTACAATCAGGTAAACTGCCGTTATAACTAAGTATTCCCAACAGCACAGGACCAAGCCAATCACTCACCCTAACGACAGGCACAAAGAGTCCATTTTCTGTCTGCACTGCAACATTAATGTTCACATTGTGAAACCTGAGAATAGAAAACCGCAAAGTGTTATTTCAACTGTAATATGGCAACTTAATTAAGACTTTTGTATCTAAACTCACTGGCGGATGTGATCATCTGTCCATGAACTATTGCATTGAGGAACCTTTTGAAGAGCCAAAGCAGCAGCCTGCAGTAATAGTAGCATTTGGAGTGAATATACAGTCATAAAGGTGTTATATACCATCCAGTAtacttcattttttatttgctcTTACAAGAACTTATAACTTATCTGGGTTCTAGTGATCTCTAGACCCATCAGTCTCCCCCTTCATATACCTTTTTTGATAGACTAGAAGCCACTCTAATGATcatgaaatttcatttcatcattCTAGAGATCACAAGTACCCGTTATCTCATTCTGCATTCAAGCACCTCATAAATTCCATTGGTCTTACCATGGATGGAAATTTGTACCTCAATTGGGTTCTCAAAAAATTcagtgaagaaaaaattgtgtACCTTAATTACGAGATCATTAACAGATAACCGCTTCCCACCTGATGCTTCTTGTAATGCATTGAGTTGGCCTCTCAAACTGCAGATAAAATAAGAGTTAAACGTATTGCAAGATACGCAATTAGTACAATCTTTAAATTGTTCAGAAAATTATACTCACTCCATGAGTCTGTCAACACATGTATCTACAGTCAAATAATAATGAGGAATTGTTTGCtttgataataataatctcGAAGCTGTGATCTGCAAAAATAAGACCAGATATAGCTTCAGAAAGAATAAACTTTGAAGTAACAACAGAGAATAAACAATTAATAGATGAAAAGTCCTTTGAAACATGTAAGTGAAACAAACCAAAGAAACATGTCCAACATTTTCAGAGACAGTACTTCAGGTACaccaaagaaataaatatagcAGTGAGAAGGAATGGATAGAAACAATTTTGCCACAAGGAAAGGGCAAtagcaagaaaaataaacaagaagGAATGTTATGGCCCTGATGAGGTTGGAGCCAAACACGATTCATGCAGTAGACCCCAGTAGTTAAGATCAACTACAAGTACAAATCTTGACACATGAAACAAACAGAAGATATTGGCCTAGATATCACATAAAAACGATTCCATGCATCCTCTCAAAACCATTAATTATGacataaaataagtaaaataattACTTCTAATATTACCTTCCGTATCTGAGAATGAGGGATATCGGTGTAATCTAATGCTAATGCTGCAGGTGCCCCGCCCTTAGCTTTGGGAGCTTCCTTCCCACGGGAAGCTACATAATtatgagaaaacaaaagaaaaagatcaaACACAGTTTTTAATCATCAGCTGGATTAGATTTTTCTTCACAAGAAAAATATGGTAGACAAAACGTTTCAAGGACGAAatgaaccaaaaataaattaaagttaaaataaaaaagagtgaCAAAagtattaattattaaacacGAGTCTTGGATAATACCCAAATACTCTTCAACATCAGCCTTCACAATGCTTCCATCAGGACCCGTTCCTTTGATACTTGATAGGGGCACCTAAAGCAACACAGAAGTCAGAATTGGCTCAATGACGGTAAGTGTTTCCTACCATCAAATGATAATAACTCAGCCACAGCAGTTTATATGGCATACCTTGTGCTCTTCAGCCAAGTTTCTTGCAAGAGGACTAGCAAATATGCGATCACCAGAAGGGGCAGCTGCAGTGGGCTTTGAAACCTTTGGCTCTGGAGAAGTAACTGGTTCTTCAACCACCTCCTTTTTGGGAGGGGTAGGCTCAGGTGACGCTTTAGCTGCAGCAGCGCTGGCACCTGATGCTGATGGTGTGTAATCTTTAAATTTTGCAATATCTTCCTCATCTTCAACAGTTATTGCAATCACCTATGTGCCAACACCATTAGCAAGTACTCACATTATGCCAAGATGTTTCTTTCTATTTAGTCTAATTTACTCCCATTGGAATGATGAAGTAAACATCTACCCAAGATCCGTAACAGTTAACTAAATCAATACCTCACCAACTTTGATTCCTTGGGTCCCATCTCCTCGTACAATCTTGGCAAGATAACCGTCTTCCATGCTTTCCATCTCCACTGTAGCTTTATCCTTAACACGTAAGTGGATATAAAGTACATGTCAGCTTTCCATCATGAAAAGAAGCACATAAAACTAACAATATGCAGATACGCAATCAACAGACTCAACAGGTAAGTGGATGTAAAGTACAGGAACCTACAGTTTCAACTTCACAGAGCACTTCACCAGGAGAAACTTTATCGCCCTCTTTCTTCAACCACCTTGCAATATTACCCTGCATATCATAAAAGCATGACTTAGAAGGAAACAGTAAATTTTGGAAGGTATGACATTCCAATAAGCCTCAAAACAGCATGTACCTCAGACATAGTGGGTGAAAGAGAAGGCATTCCAAGTTCTTGGTGTGGAGGAAGGGCTGAAGGGTGTTGCACAGATGAGTTAGATGATCATATGACTCAAGATAACACTTTTGAGGATGACCAATTCAAAAGTacaaaatgaaagaagatcGCACTTCAAAAGGAGATGCATATcccaaaaataatcaaataaaatattcacaaTAATCTCATAGTTTCACACAATTCCTTTTGGAATCCTGCTGTGCAATTATGCTGAACAAACTAGAAGATGAGAAATGTTGATCCATGCACACATGTGCACGCACTCACAATAAGTTGAAATAAATTCACATTAAGAAAACTACTTCCCTATGCATTAAAGTAGCACGGATcttgaaaatataataaataaatcattatTAGAAGATTAATGGCTAGTACCTACCATCGAATCAAAATATCCAAACAGAGTTAtgggaataaaaaattaaccaaCACAACAAAGCCAGTCATTGATGACAACAATACACTTTCTATTTCCATCATGACTAACCTAGAAATAGATGAGCTTGAGAAATCTCTGAACagataataaattattatggCTCTATGCTAGAAACTTGTGTAGTTGAAACAGCTCTCTATAAGGAACATGAAATGCATCATCATAATAGGAGATCCAAAAGCCAATGTTCACTCAAGGACACAAAAGTGCATAACAAAATTAGATAGATGCAAAAGACCAAGATCATACCTGCATCGGATGAAAAGCCTCTCCTCAATTGCACCTGCATACTGATAAGGGGAAAAGCAGATGTATCAAATAAGAATTTTCCACACAGATACAGAGTAACAAAATCTAGGACAGCATACCATGAAAGCTGTTTGTTGGATACCGAACCAGAAATTGAATTTCCTAGTTTCGTTGTCGTTGAGACATCCCTGGTAAATGTACCCGACAATGATTTCTACA
It encodes:
- the LOC18782859 gene encoding dihydrolipoyllysine-residue acetyltransferase component 3 of pyruvate dehydrogenase complex, mitochondrial, giving the protein MSYASHIIHHSKKLRNASNLLRQEQALLVRFFSHDAQPSIDIRKAHRHSYVPSERARVCRSFSSTTKSLSGTFTRDVSTTTKLGNSISGSVSNKQLSCMQVQLRRGFSSDAALPPHQELGMPSLSPTMSEGNIARWLKKEGDKVSPGEVLCEVETDKATVEMESMEDGYLAKIVRGDGTQGIKVGEVIAITVEDEEDIAKFKDYTPSASGASAAAAKASPEPTPPKKEVVEEPVTSPEPKVSKPTAAAPSGDRIFASPLARNLAEEHKVPLSSIKGTGPDGSIVKADVEEYLASRGKEAPKAKGGAPAALALDYTDIPHSQIRKITASRLLLSKQTIPHYYLTVDTCVDRLMDLRGQLNALQEASGGKRLSVNDLVIKAAALALQKVPQCNSSWTDDHIRQFHNVNINVAVQTENGLFVPVVRDANKKGLSSIAEEVRQLAQKARENSLKPEDYEGGTFTVTNLGGPFGIKQFCAIINPPQSGILAVGSAEKRVVPSSGPEQYQFASFMSVTLSCDHRVIDGAIGAEWLKAFKGYIENPESMLL